A single genomic interval of Prunus dulcis chromosome 5, ALMONDv2, whole genome shotgun sequence harbors:
- the LOC117628752 gene encoding subtilisin-like protease SBT1.7 has product MQTYIVWVKKPVQKYFFSKSQEDLESWYHTFLPTTIASSNQLKKPRIVHAYRNVATGFAAKLTPEEVKAMEKKEGFLSAHPEQILPLHTTHSPNFLGLHQGLGVWKGSNYGEGVIIGVLDTGISPDHPSFSDEGVAPPPAKWKGKCDFNGTVCNNKLIGARNFQGGQTTGGPPVDDEGHGTHTSSTAAGNFVKGANVFGMANGTASGMAPYAHLAIYKVCSEEGCAEGDILAALDTAVEDGVDVLSLSLGGASVPFYADGIAIGAFGAIQKGIFVSCSAGNSGPFYASLANEAPWILTVGASTIDRSIKAAALLGNGAEYDGESLFQPKDFSSKLLPLVYAGANGKQSSAFCDAGSLGNVEGAIVLCERGGGVARIDKGAEVKRAGGAAMILVNAETDGDSTLADPHVLPATHVGYVAGVKIKAYLNSTSSPAATILFKGTVIGDGLAPKITSFSSRGPSIASTGILKPDIIGPGVSILAAWPVSVDNGTEGKATFNMVSGTSMSCPHLSGIAALLKSSHPDWSPAAIKSAIMTTAEVHNLEGKPIVDETLKPADIFATGAGHVNPSKANDPGLIYDTKPEDYIPYLCGLNYTDEQIQVITQQRVNCSQVEAIPEAQLNYPSFSIIVGSSEDSKSQYYTRTVKNVGPANSTYNLDLFVPQNMGMSVNPEVLKFTEVNQEITFEAEFFAEDSAGKDGVPFAQGYLRWVSDQHSVTSPISVIFASK; this is encoded by the coding sequence ATGCAAACTTATATTGTTTGGGTGAAGAAGCCAGTCCAGAAATACTTTTTCTCAAAATCTCAAGAAGATTTAGAGAGTTGGTATCACACATTTTTGCCCACAACTATAGCAAGCTCAAACCAGTTGAAGAAGCCACGAATAGTTCACGCATACCGCAACGTGGCCACTGGGTTTGCAGCAAAATTGACGCCAGAGGAAGTAAAGGcaatggaaaagaaagaagggtttttGTCCGCTCATCCAGAGCAAATTCTGCCTTTGCATACTACTCATAGTCCTAACTTCTTGGGGCTGCACCAAGGATTGGGAGTTTGGAAGGGATCAAACTATGGTGAAGGTGTGATCATTGGAGTTCTGGATACTGGGATATCACCTGATCATCCTTCATTTAGTGATGAAGGAGTAGCCCCTCCTCCAGCTAAATGGAAAGGCAAGTGCGACTTCAATGGAACAGTTTGCAATAATAAGCTTATTGGTGCAAGAAATTTCCAAGGTGGCCAAACTACGGGAGGCCCTCCAGTTGACGATGAAGGTCATGGCACCCACACATCCAGCACAGCTGCAggaaattttgtgaaaggtGCCAATGTGTTTGGAATGGCCAATGGCACAGCGTCTGGCATGGCACCTTATGCTCACCTGGCAATTTACAAGGTCTGTTCTGAGGAGGGTTGTGCTGAAGGTGACATCTTAGCTGCTCTTGATACTGCCGTGGAAGATGGTGTGGACGTGCTCTCCCTTTCGCTCGGAGGTGCCTCAGTTCCTTTTTATGCTGATGGGATTGCAATTGGTGCATTTGGAGCAATACAAAAGGGGATTTTTGTCAGTTGTTCAGCTGGAAATTCGGGTCCTTTCTATGCTTCTTTAGCAAATGAGGCACCCTGGATTCTCACAGTTGGAGCAAGCACCATTGACAGAAGCATAAAAGCGGCAGCATTGCTTGGAAATGGAGCAGAATATGATGGTGAATCATTATTCCAGCCAAAAGATTTTAGTTCAAAATTATTACCTCTTGTTTATGCAGGCGCAAATGGAAAACAATCATCAGCATTCTGTGATGCTGGATCACTTGGAAATGTTGAAGGGGCAATAGTGTTGTGTGAGAGAGGTGGAGGAGTAGCAAGAATTGACAAAGGGGCAGAAGTGAAAAGAGCTGGTGGAGCTGCCATGATTCTCGTGAATGCAGAGACTGATGGTGATAGCACCTTAGCTGACCCTCATGTACTTCCCGCAACACACGTGGGTTATGTTGCAGGTGTTAAAATCAAAGCCTATCTGAATTCCACCTCAAGTCCTGCAGCCACAATCTTGTTCAAAGGAACTGTCATTGGAGACGGACTTGCTCCCAAGATTACTTCCTTTTCATCAAGAGGACCAAGCATTGCAAGCACAGGAATTTTGAAACCTGACATCATTGGTCCCGGTGTTAGCATCCTAGCAGCATGGCCTGTTTCGGTGGACAATGGCACAGAAGGTAAGGCAACATTTAACATGGTTTCGGGCACCTCAATGTCCTGCCCCCACCTAAGCGGCATTGCAGCCTTGCTCAAGAGTTCCCACCCAGACTGGTCACCAGCTGCGATCAAGTCCGCAATCATGACGACTGCTGAAGTACATAACCTTGAAGGAAAGCCAATTGTAGACGAAACACTTAAGCCAGCAGACATCTTTGCCACTGGTGCAGGCCATGTTAACCCTTCAAAAGCAAATGACCCTGGGCTCATCTATGACACAAAACCAGAGGATTACATTCCTTACTTGTGTGGTTTGAATTACACAGACGAACAGATACAGGTCATCACCCAACAAAGAGTGAACTGCTCTCAAGTAGAAGCCATACCAGAAGCACAGCTAAACTATCCTTCATTCTCTATTATAGTAGGGTCGTCCGAAGACTCTAAATCTCAGTATTATACAAGGACCGTCAAGAATGTTGGCCCGGCTAATTCAACTTACAACTTGGATCTTTTTGTGCCACAGAACATGGGCATGAGTGTGAACCCTGAGGTGCTTAAATTCACAGAGGTTAACCAGGAGATTACATTCGAAGCGGAGTTTTTCGCAGAAGACAGTGCTGGGAAGGATGGTGTACCATTTGCTCAGGGATATTTGAGATGGGTTTCTGATCAGCATTCTGTTACTAGCCCAATATCTGTTATCTTTGCCAGCAAGTGA
- the LOC117628971 gene encoding subtilisin-like protease SBT1.7 yields MLQIIYLLGFSVMFYLSVAVAAETDEGKSSMQTYIVWVKRPVQNLYFAKSHEDLESWYHTFLPDTIANSNEPTKSRMVHTYRNVATGFAAKLTPEEVKAMEQKEGFVSAHPERILPLHTTHSPNFLGLQQGLGVWKGANYGEGVIIGVLDTGIGPDHPSFSDEGVPPPPAKWKGKCNFDGTLCNNKLIGARNFQSGKTTGGPPVDDEGHGTHTSSTAAGNFVKGANAFGMANGTAAGMAPYAHLAMYKICSEDGCTEGDIVAALDTAVEDGVDVLSLSLGGPSFPFYEDGIAVGAFGAIQKGIFVSCSAGNSGPSYESLSNEAPWILTVGASTIDRSIRATALLGDHGEFDGVSLFQPKDFNSTLLPLVYPGANGNPSSALCSPGSLENLEGKIVVCEGGRGRVAKGEEVKRAGGAAMILVNQAIDGYSVLADAHVLPATHVSYKAGLNIKAFINSTSTPTATILFKGTVIGDPLAPKVASFSSRGPSTTCPGILKPDIIGPGVSIQAAWPVSVDNGTEGKATFNMVSGTSMSCPHLSGIAALLKTSHPDWSPAAIKSAIMTTAEVENLAGSAIVDQTLFPADIFALGAGHVNPSKANDPGLIYDIQPEDYIPYLCGLNYTDEQIQVITQQTVNCSQVGAVPEAQLNYPTFSIKTGSSETRTQYYTRTVTNVGPANSTYNLALVVPPKVGMSVNPQVLTFTEVSQKITYHVEFNAHDDAGKDGVPFAEGYLRWVSDKHSVTTRIVATFSTQ; encoded by the coding sequence ATGTTGCAGATTATATATCTTCTTGGCTTCAGTGTCATGTTTTATTTATCAGTAGCAGTTGCTGCGGAGACAGATGAGGGCAAAAGTAGCATGCAAACTTACATTGTTTGGGTGAAAAGGCCAGTCCAGAACTTGTATTTTGCAAAATCTCATGAAGATTTAGAGAGCTGGTATCACACATTTTTGCCGGACACTATTGCAAACTCAAACGAGCCGACAAAGTCAAGAATGGTTCATACATACCGCAATGTGGCCACTGGATTTGCAGCAAAACTGACGCCAGAGGAAGTAAAGGCAATGGAACAGAAAGAAGGGTTTGTGTCTGCTCATCCAGAGAGGATTCTGCCTTTGCACACTACTCATAGTCCTAACTTCTTGGGGTTGCAGCAAGGATTGGGAGTCTGGAAAGGAGCAAATTACGGTGAAGGTGTGATAATTGGAGTTTTGGATACAGGGATCGGACCGGATCATCCTTCATTTAGTGATGAAGGAGTACCGCCTCCTCCAGCTAAATGGAAAGGTAAGTGCAACTTCGATGGAACATTGTGCAATAACAAGCTTATTGGTGCAAGAAATTTCCAAAGCGGAAAAACTACAGGAGGCCCTCCAGTTGATGACGAAGGCCATGGCACCCACACATCCAGCACAGCTGCAgggaattttgtgaaaggagCCAATGCTTTTGGAATGGCCAATGGCACAGCGGCTGGCATGGCACCTTATGCTCATTTGGCAATGTACAAAATCTGCTCTGAGGATGGTTGTACAGAAGGTGACATTGTAGCTGCTCTAGATACTGCTGTTGAAGATGGTGTGGACGTGCTCTccctttcacttggtggtccTTCATTTCCTTTCTATGAAGATGGAATTGCAGTGGGTGCATTCGGAGCAATTCAAAAAGGAATTTTTGTCAGTTGTTCAGCTGGAAATTCTGGTCCTTCCTATGAGTCTTTATCCAATGAGGCCCCATGGATTCTCACAGTAGGAGCAAGCACCATTGACAGGAGCATAAGAGCAACAGCCTTGCTTGGAGATCATGGAGAATTTGACGGCGTATCTTTGTTCCAGCCTAAAGATTTTAATTCAACATTGTTACCTCTTGTTTATCCTGGTGCAAATGGCAACCCATCATCAGCTTTATGCAGTCCAGGATCCCTTGAAAATCTTGAAGGTAAAATAGTGGTGTGcgaaggaggaagaggaagagttGCCAAAGGGGAAGAAGTGAAAAGAGCTGGTGGTGCTGCCATGATTCTTGTGAACCAAGCGATAGATGGCTATAGCGTCTTAGCTGACGCTCATGTCCTCCCTGCAACACATGTGAGTTATAAGGCAGGTTTGAATATCAAAGCCTTCATAAACTCAACCTCAACACCTACAGCCACAATCTTGTTTAAAGGCACTGTCATCGGAGATCCACTTGCTCCCAAGGTTGCTTCCTTCTCATCAAGAGGACCAAGCACTACATGCCCTGGAATTTTGAAGCCTGACATCATTGGTCCCGGTGTTAGCATCCAAGCTGCATGGCCTGTGTCTGTAGACAATGGAACAGAAGGCAAGGCAACATTTAACATGGTTTCAGGTACCTCAATGTCATGCCCTCACTTAAGTGGCATTGCAGCCTTGCTCAAAACCTCCCACCCTGACTGGTCACCAGCTGCCATTAAGTCAGCAATCATGACAACCGCTGAAGTAGAAAACCTCGCAGGCTCTGCCATTGTTGACCAAACACTTTTTCCAGCGGATATCTTTGCCCTTGGTGCAGGCCATGTTAACCCTTCAAAAGCAAATGACCCGGGGCTCATCTACGACATACAACCAGAGGATTACATTCCTTACTTGTGTGGTTTGAATTACACAGACGAGCAGATACAGGTCATCACCCAACAAACAGTGAACTGCTCTCAAGTAGGAGCCGTACCAGAAGCACAGCTGAATTATCCTACATTTTCTATCAAAACAGGGTCCTCAGAGACTAGGACTCAGTATTACACAAGAACGGTGACGAATGTTGGCCCCGCTAATTCAACTTACAACTTGGCTCTTGTAGTACCACCTAAAGTGGGCATGAGTGTAAATCCTCAGGTTCTCACATTCACAGAGGTTAGCCAGAAAATTACCTACCATGTCGAGTTCAACGCACACGACGATGCTGGGAAGGACGGTGTCCCATTTGCTGAGGGATATTTGAGATGGGTTTCTGATAAGCATTCTGTTACCACCCGAATAGTTGCTACCTTCAGCACTCAATGA